One part of the Oncorhynchus clarkii lewisi isolate Uvic-CL-2024 chromosome 7, UVic_Ocla_1.0, whole genome shotgun sequence genome encodes these proteins:
- the LOC139414386 gene encoding probable G-protein coupled receptor 25, whose amino-acid sequence MSRSIELASQIHRAQAAETLLFDHRMEMYDNDKYYYSDDNDTDMLYNYSYNQTNLGDHSNSSLPHSHIYLPLLYFFMFFTGFLGNLFVIMVMGSRGKRGGRLVDTFVVNLALADLVFVLTLPLWAVSSRQEGQWPFGNLLCKLSSYIISVNRFSNIFFLTCMSVDRYLAVVRLMDSRFLRSSQCVRFTCTMVWLLSLALGTPSLVYRSVRTPNGEPFCLEDKESSFFLGLSLTTVFLTFALPVFIILLCYSSLLARLRRHCVAADNPRAEARRRHSLKMVFTIIVAFMVSWLPFNIFKTLLIGFRLSGADLSNETQSVLNQGLTLSCCLAFLNSCVNPAIYLLLDHHFRRQAERLFLSCVRKRGLHQGYASSTDFSYNGTSESCGTTASRTRLQSFDQKV is encoded by the coding sequence ATGTCTAGAAGTATTGAGCTTGCCAGCCAGATACACAGAGCGCAAGCAGCTGAGACACTTCTCTTTGACCACAGAATGGAAATGTATGATAACGACAAGTACTACTACAGCGATGACAATGACACTGACATGCTGTACAATTACAGCTACAATCAAACCAACCTTGGGGACCACTCCAACTCCAGTCTTCCCCATTCTCACATCTACCTGCCGCTACTTTATTTCTTCATGTTTTTCACAGGCTTCCTGGGAAACCTCTTTGTGATCATGGTCATGGGCAGTAGGGGGAAGAGGGGTGGGCGTCTGGTGGATACATTTGTGGTTAACCTGGCGCTGGCGGACCTGGTGTTTGTCCTCACCCTCCCACTGTGGGCCGTCTCCTCCAGACAGGAGGGACAATGGCCTTTTGGGAACCTCCTCTGCAAACTCAGCAGCTACATCATCTCCGTCAACCGCTTCTCCAACATCTTCTTCCTGACCTGTATGAGCGTGGACCGTTACCTGGCCGTGGTGCGCCTCATGGACTCTCGCTTCCTCCGCAGCAGCCAGTGTGTGCGTTTCACCTGCACCATGGTCTGGCTGCTATCCCTGGCTCTGGGTACCCCCTCCCTGGTGTACCGTAGCGTACGTACCCCCAACGGTGAGCCCTTCTGCCTGGAGGACAAAGAGTCGTCCTTCTTCCTGGGTCTGAGCCTGACCACGGTTTTCCTGACCTTCGCACTGCCAGTGTTCATCATCCTCCTCTGCTACAGCTCCCTCCTGGCCCGCCTGCGCCGACACTGTGTTGCCGCCGACAACCCCCGTGCGGAAGCCCGCCGCCGCCACTCTCTCAAAATGGTCTTCACCATCATTGTGGCCTTCATGGTGTCTTGGCTTCCCTTCAACATCTTCAAGACCCTCCTAATTGGTTTCAGGCTGTCTGGGGCCGATCTGAGCAATGAGACCCAGTCTGTCCTAAATCAGGGCCTCACTCTCTCCTGCTGCTTGGCCTTCCTCAACAGCTGCGTGAACCCGGCCATCTACCTGCTCCTGGACCACCACTTCAGACGGCAGGCGGAAAGACTGTTCCTGAGCTGCGTGCGGAAGCGTGGGCTGCACCAGGGCTATGCCTCGTCCACAGACTTCTCCTACAACGGCACCTCAGAGAGCTGTGGCACAACAGCCTCCAGAACTCGTTTACAGTCATTCGACCAGAAAGTCTGA
- the LOC139414387 gene encoding synaptotagmin-6-like produces MSSAEERKDHDMHCEKAVALIIDLCLDDSPLLQPNTCQDFITLLATNPNSAWSDLSFSFLLLGFVACGLALLGVIVFASWKLCWLPWRTKDLSSSATALAPAAAPPSSASDRPYDRAFSAHAHRPTLVRAHTHVHAMASDKLNPSDPASFLEAAVKISHTSPNIPAEVQLSMKDHFLRRTRMARQTTEPASSNRHSSFKKHLPRQIHHVTSLDRGSDFPYAEDQPTSLASLGRIQPELYKQSPLEADESSKTCGKINFSLKYDYESEALLVNILKAFDLPAKDLCGSSDPYVKIYLLPDRKRKFQTRVHRKTLNPMFDESFQFTVPYEELGSRKLHLSIFDFDRFSSHDMIGEVILENLFEVSDLSRETAIWKDIQYATSESVDLGEIMFSLCYLPTAGRLTMTIIKCRNLKAMDITGYSDPYVKVSLESDGRRLKKRKTTIKRNTLNPTYNEAIIFDIPPENMDQVSLHISVMDYDLVGHNEIIGVNRVGSHAEGLGRDHWNEMLAYPRKPIAHWHPLLEATESQKEWKTRNASFDSQGSCPSPKLLSSP; encoded by the exons ATCTCTCCTTCAGCTTCCTGCTCCTGGGGTTCGTGGCCTGTGGCCTGGCCCTGCTGGGCGTCATCGTCTTTGCCTCCTGGAAGCTGTGCTGGCTGCCCTGGCGCACCAAGGACCTCTCCTCCAGTGCCACCGCCCTTGCCCCCGCCGCCGcccccccctcctctgcctctgacAGACCCTACGACAGAGCCTTCTCAGCACATGCCCACAGACCTACACTcgtacgcgcacacacgcacgtgcacgcCATGGCATCTGACAAGCTGAATCCTTCGGATCCGGCGAGTTTCCTGGAGGCTGCGGTGAAGATCAGCCACACGTCACCTAACATCCCTGCCGAGGTGCAGCTGTCCATGAAAGACCACTTCCTACGCCGCACGCGCATGGCCAGGCAGACCACCGAGCCTGCCTCCTCCAATAG gCACAGCTCCTTTAAGAAGCACCTCCCCCGACAAATTCACCATGTCACCAGCCTTGACCGAGGCAGCGACTTCCCCTATGCAGAGGACCAACCCACCAGCCTGGCCAGTTTGGGTCGCATCCAGCCAGAGCTCTACAAACAGAGCCCCCTGGAGGCCGACGAGTCCTCCAAGACCTGTGGCAAGATCAACTTCTCCCTCAAGTACGACTATGAGTCCGAGGCTCTCCTCGTCAACATCCTCAAGGCCTTCGACCTGCCTGCCAAGGACTTATGCGGCAGCTCCGACCCCTACGTCAAAATCTACCTCCTGCCTGACCGCAAGCGCAAGTTCCAGACCCGCGTCCATCGCAAGACTCTCAACCCCATGTTTGACGAGTCCTTCCAGTTCACAGTGCCCTACGAGGAGCTGGGCAGCAGGAAGCTGCACCTGAGCATCTTTGACTTTGACCGCTTCTCCAGCCACGACATGATCGGCGAGGTCATCCTAGAGAACCTGTTTGAGGTATCGGACCTCTCTCGCGAGACGGCCATCTGGAAGGACATTCAGTACGCCACCTCT GAGAGTGTAGACCTGGGGGAgatcatgttctctctctgttacctgcCGACCGCAGGCCGACTCACCATGACCATCATCAAGTGCAGGAACCTCAAGGCCATGGACATCACAGGATACTCAG ACCCATATGTCAAAGTCTCCCTGGAGAGTGACGGACGGCGCTTAAAAAAGAGGAAAACCACCATCAAGAGGAACACTTTGAACCCCACCTATAACGAAGCTATCATCTTCGACATCCCCCCTGAGAACATGGACCAAGTCAGCCTGCATATATCCGTCATGGACTATGACTT GGTGGGACACAATGAGATCATAGGTGTGAACAGAGTCGGCAGTCATGCAGAAGGACTGGGTAGAGACCACTGGAACGAGATGTTGGCCTATCCCCGCAAGCCCATCGCTCACTGGCACCCTCTACTGGAGGCCACCGAGTCTCAGAAAGAG TGGAAAACCCGCAATGCAAGCTTTGACAGCCAAGGCTCCTGCCCCTCTCCAAAACTTCTGTCTAGTCCATGA